The Bacillus sp. Bos-x628 genome segment TCAAGTCCGGCACCTAACTTCAAGACAACGCCTCGAATCCCTTTGTCGAGCACAAGTAAATTAGACCCTCTCCCAATGACTGTCCAATTCACACGGCGCTTTTTTACAATATCCATTATATTTTTTACTGCATCGATATCTTTTGGGATGATCAATAAATCTGCTGGTCCGCCGATTTTCATCGTAGTATGATTTGCAAGTGGTTCGTTTTCAAGTACTTTACCAACTTGCGCATCTAATAATTCATTCTTCAAGTTCTCCATTTTACCCTCCGCCTTACCTAATATCATTCAATCATTTAGTTGTAATCTCTTTTAACACATTATATAAGCGAGTGGCCGCATCTGGTACACCAAGTTCTTTCGTTAAACAACTCATCTGCTCTAATTTCTTATCGTCACCGGCAATTTCATCAATCGCATTTAGTAAACGATCTCCAGAAAGTTCAGATTCTCTTAAAACAATAGCAGCATGATGTTTTTCAAGAGATCTAGCATTCATTTCTTGGTGATTTGCCGTCACATAAGGACTTGGAATAAAAATCGTTGGTATCCCAAGTGCTGTTACTTCAGCAATCGTTGTCGCTCCAGCTCTTGCGACAATTACATCAATTGTTTTGAGATACTCTGGCATTTGATGCAAGAAAGGTTTTGTTATCATATTAGGTGCTGCACCTTTTTCATTTAATTCGTTCATCACTTTTTCATAATGAACCTCACCTGTAATATATAAGACCTGATAGTTCTTTGTTTTTAATGCATTTTGCATCTCAATGACTGCTTTATTTATTGGGGCTGCACCTCTGCTGCCCCCAAAAATAAGAATCGTTTTTTTCTTTTCATCTAGCCCGAATTCTTTTAGAGATTTCCCCTCTTTAATAGAGACGACTTCAGAGGCCCTTGGGTTTCCTGTAAAAATAACCTTTTCAGCAGGAAAATGCGCCTTTGCTTCTTCAAAGCAAATTGCTACTTTATTAACGTATCTCGCCAAAAACTTGTTCGTGATACCAGGCAAGCTATTTTGTTCATGGATAATTGTTGGGATTTTCATTTTAGAAGCCGCATAGACCACAGGACCACAAACATATCCACCTGTTCCAATCACAGCATCGGGCTTGAAATCTTTTAAGTAAGATTTACTTTTTTGTACACCTTTAAAGAATCTCAAGATCGTTTTTATATTATCAAAGGCAAGCTTTCTTTTAAAACCTGTGATCTCTATAGACTTGAAAGGAATATTTTCTCTTTCTACAATTTTTTTTTCTAGTCCATTTTCAGTACCAATATATAAAAATTCCACATCAGAATGGAGTCTTTTCACTTCTTTAATAAATGCTAGGGCTGGATAAATGTGTCCACCTGTTCCGCCTCCACTGATTACTATACGCATTATACCATTTCCCCTCAATATTTTTTCTGCTTTAAACAAAGTATAAACCCTGTTTTAAACAACAGGGCTCCATTAAAACCTGTAATGAAGAGTCAAAATAAAGTAATTTCGAATTAGAAATAGTGATTTTCACTCTTCAAATCATTTTTTTGTAATTTTGCAAAATGACAGTCAGCATGGTTTCATTAAGAAGTAGCCAATTAATATCTGGAGTACCGGCTCACATTCAGGAGTACACCAATTGCCATCAGCATTAATGTAAGTGATGAACCACCATAACTTAGAAATGGTAGCGTGATGCCTGTCACAGGGATGAGTCCGGTGACGACGGCGATATTAATCATCACTTGAATTGCAACCATAGAAATAATGCCAACTGCTAAGAAACTTCCATATAAGTCTGGTGCACCAAGTGCAATCCGTATTCCTCTCCAAAGCAAAACGCTAAAGAGCAAAAGAATGAGTGATCCGCCTATAAAGCCGAGCTCTTCTGACAATATAGCAAAGATAAAGTCAGTCTGCGGCTCAGGTAAATAGAAGAATTTTTGTCTACTTTGACCAAGACCCATTCCAAACAAGCCGCCTGGACCAACAGCATACAGAGATTGAATAATTTGAAATCCGCTGCCTAGCGGGTCTTCCCAAGGATTCAAATAAGAAGTGATTCGTTTTATTCGATACGGCGCTGATAAAACAAGAGCAGCAAATCCGCCAAGTCCTAAAAGACCGAGAAATATAAAGTGAGCAATTCTCGCACCTGAAACAAAAATCATAATAATACAGGTTCCAACCATGACTGTCCCAGTCCCTAAATCAGGCTGTAGCATAATGATCGCAAATGCTGCAAACACAATGCCTAAAGCTGGTGCGAAACCTTTTCGGAAAGAGGTGATATTTTTTTGTTTTTCAGATAAGAATTTCGCAAGAAACGCAATCATCGCAAGCTTCATAAATTCAGAGGGCTGAATACTAAACGCACCGACACCTATCCAGCTTCTTGATCCATTCCTTTCCATCCCGATACCAGGAATGAGTACAAGCAATAAGAGAAGAAAACATATAACGATCAAGATCTTTGACCAAGTCCGCCATGTCCAATAATCCACTCGCATGATGAAAAACATCGCAATAACTCCGATTCCGGCAAACAAAAGCTGTCTTTTAGCAAAATAAAATGAATCATCAAATTTATATGATGCCCACACAGCACTTGCGCTGTACACCATAATTAAACCAATCGTCAATAAAAGTAACGTAATGACAACGAGCAAAAAATCCGGAGAAGTTTTTTTATTCGTCAAGAGACCGACACCCCAAGCATAATTTCATTTGGGCTGTCAGTCAATTTGAGAGACGAGCCCTTATTTAAGCATATGCACGGCGTTTACAAACATGTCTCCACGTTCTTCAAATGTTTTATGTTGATCCCAGCTTGCACAAGCCGGAGACAATAAAATCACATCTTCTTCTTCAGATATGTTAAACGCCGCAGGTACTGCTTGTTCAACATTATCGACATGTTTCACGTGATGTATTCCCAGCTCTTCACCTAGTTTGACAAACTTAGGCGCAGTCTGCCCGAATGTAATAATTCCTTTCACATTTTTCATAAATGGTTTTAGTTCATCAAATTCGTTTCCTCGATCTAATCCGCCCGCCAGTAAAATGATCGGCTGATCGAATGCAGACAATGCTTTACTTGTAGCAAGTATATTTGTCGCTTTACTATCGTTATAAAATTTTCTATTTTGGATCTCATCTACAAATTGCAAACGATGCTTAACACCGCCAAAAGTTGTTAAGACGCGGGCAATCGCTTCGTTTGAACAGCCTGCATTTTTCACAACACAAATGGCTGCCAGAATATTTTCCAAATTATGCTCACCAGGAAGTACAATCTCATTCAGATCAATAACATGTTCATTCTTATAGTAGATAGCGCCATTTTTTATAAACGCACCATGCTCTACTGGATCTTTTACTGAGAAATACACTTTTTTTGCCTTTGTACCTTCTGCTAGTTTCACGACAGATGGATCATCTAGGTTAATAACAGCTATGTCATCTTCATGTTGATGAGCGTACACTTTCTGTTTCGCTTTTTCATATTCTTCGCGTGTGTGGTGATAGTCTAAATGTGCGTCAAAAA includes the following:
- the murG gene encoding undecaprenyldiphospho-muramoylpentapeptide beta-N-acetylglucosaminyltransferase, whose amino-acid sequence is MRIVISGGGTGGHIYPALAFIKEVKRLHSDVEFLYIGTENGLEKKIVERENIPFKSIEITGFKRKLAFDNIKTILRFFKGVQKSKSYLKDFKPDAVIGTGGYVCGPVVYAASKMKIPTIIHEQNSLPGITNKFLARYVNKVAICFEEAKAHFPAEKVIFTGNPRASEVVSIKEGKSLKEFGLDEKKKTILIFGGSRGAAPINKAVIEMQNALKTKNYQVLYITGEVHYEKVMNELNEKGAAPNMITKPFLHQMPEYLKTIDVIVARAGATTIAEVTALGIPTIFIPSPYVTANHQEMNARSLEKHHAAIVLRESELSGDRLLNAIDEIAGDDKKLEQMSCLTKELGVPDAATRLYNVLKEITTK
- the murD gene encoding UDP-N-acetylmuramoyl-L-alanine--D-glutamate ligase; translated protein: MNKMHILKNEHVLVLGLAKSGYAAASILHEHGVSVTVNDQKPFEENEPAKLLSEKGVDVICGCHPLRIFDEKQITILIKNPGIRYENVMVQEAFRRQIPVWTEIELAYHLTSSPFIGITGSNGKTTTTTLIYEMLKKDSQKTLVAGNIGMVASEVAANATGDEWIVTELSSFQLMGTVQFRPKISLILNIFDAHLDYHHTREEYEKAKQKVYAHQHEDDIAVINLDDPSVVKLAEGTKAKKVYFSVKDPVEHGAFIKNGAIYYKNEHVIDLNEIVLPGEHNLENILAAICVVKNAGCSNEAIARVLTTFGGVKHRLQFVDEIQNRKFYNDSKATNILATSKALSAFDQPIILLAGGLDRGNEFDELKPFMKNVKGIITFGQTAPKFVKLGEELGIHHVKHVDNVEQAVPAAFNISEEEDVILLSPACASWDQHKTFEERGDMFVNAVHMLK
- the spoVE gene encoding stage V sporulation protein E, whose product is MTNKKTSPDFLLVVITLLLLTIGLIMVYSASAVWASYKFDDSFYFAKRQLLFAGIGVIAMFFIMRVDYWTWRTWSKILIVICFLLLLLVLIPGIGMERNGSRSWIGVGAFSIQPSEFMKLAMIAFLAKFLSEKQKNITSFRKGFAPALGIVFAAFAIIMLQPDLGTGTVMVGTCIIMIFVSGARIAHFIFLGLLGLGGFAALVLSAPYRIKRITSYLNPWEDPLGSGFQIIQSLYAVGPGGLFGMGLGQSRQKFFYLPEPQTDFIFAILSEELGFIGGSLILLLFSVLLWRGIRIALGAPDLYGSFLAVGIISMVAIQVMINIAVVTGLIPVTGITLPFLSYGGSSLTLMLMAIGVLLNVSRYSRY